The following is a genomic window from Gadus morhua chromosome 23, gadMor3.0, whole genome shotgun sequence.
gtatatctCCGACTGCACATCCTCTTATCCAGTTCTGAACCTTCTGGACCTGCTAAGTAGTTGTCCAGTCTGGTGCCTCAATaacgtctctctcctctccctttttATCCATCTGTCGTCAAAATATTAATCGTAactataatataaaatgatacacAAATTATATAggccttgtttatataattactaGTCAATTAAAAAGTAACTTGTATACTTTCTCCTTGGATTTAAGATAGTGTGCATTTGCATTGCCACTGTAGTGATGAAGTCTGATACtgaggccaatcgactgacttctttgttgataataaacaaaaaaataaaaaatagtttATTTTATATAGAGCCTTTCTCACACTCAAGGTCGCTTTACAGATCCATTTGTTGATCAGATTGTTCAGTTGTTCTTTTACTGTCTTGCGGCCTTGCTACCAGCCTTGCTTGCAgccttgcagacatgtccactttACCCATAGTGTCAattttaaaaaaattgcaatttGATATTGTCTCTCTCGCCATGACCAATCCTATATCCTCCAAGATGGTCCCTCCCCCTCATCTTTGTTACCTTTGTTGTTTCTGCCCACGATGTGAAAGTTTCCTTATAGGACTCATGTACACCCATTGTCTCATTGAATGAATGCTTGGTAAATGGCTCTCTATATCTTCCCATGATTATTATATTCTAAAGAGCTTAATTTAATGACTTGGAAAATTAACTATTACATTGACAAAGCAAGGAAAAATAACAAGGTCGACCTAGGTTTAAGAGGTCAAATAGAAAATActtagcctggctattgccagaccaagctcaatagtagattgcacgttggtctggggaagctgctgtcatttacttcagcacaagaggcgtgatcaatgtgcatagttcaaatgactctgtaagCATTTGGCTGCTTGCCAATCGTATTTGTGTTAAACCGCCCAATAGCACACCAAGGAGAAAAGCCAGCTTGTTGATTGGCTCCCGCAGAAACGTATCGAAACTAGAAAAAagtgtattgctcttctccagacccttctgcagggcgaactcaaatcgccggcagaatgggcggggccaCCCAGTCTATGAAATACTATAAcgggtctctcactctctctctcactccctctctcactccctctctctccctcactccctctctctccctcactccctctctccctctctctctcttcccctctcactccttccctctctctcactccctccctctctctcaatccctctctctcttcccctctcactccctccctctctcacactccctccctctccctccccctctcactccctccctccccctctcactccctccctctctctccccctctcactccctccctctctctccccctctcgctccctccctccctccccctctcactccctccctctccctccccctctcactccctccctctctctccccctctcactccctccctctctcttcccctctccctccctccctctccctctctctctctcttcccctctccctccctccctccctccccctctcactccctccctctccctctctccaggtgtTCTAGCGTTCCTTCTCATCCCAGAAGGTGTGATGTCATCAGCCCCGACGCCGCACCTGAGCCACACTTCCTGGAACTCTGATATCTCTACGGCaactgccctcccctcccccagcccccctccccctccccgtccggACTTGCAGCAGGAGGGTTCCGGGGGCATGGCGTTCTTATCCGGGCCTCAGGCTCCGCCCACGCACGCCCACGCGGTCCGGGGTATGAAGAGCCCGGACCGCGTCTCCAGTGAAGCCTCCGCCAGAAGAGGAGGGGCACAGGGGGGTCCCCAGGGCGTCTCCGGGGGCCCCGCAGGGCTGCAGAGGCCCAGCGTAGAGCAGCCCACCCATACGGCcagtctggaggtctggagGGACGTCGGGGGGTCGCTGCCCCCCGGGGAGCCGGCCCAGAGCCCCCCGGGGGAGCCCCGGCACCACAGCATCACCTCCCGGGAGGTGCACCCAAGCACCGGCGAGCCCCCCACCATGGGGCTCACTCCCCTCGTCCCATCGGCAGCCTCTCCTCTCGCGACACCCGAGTCCCTCCCTGTCACcactcccccgccccccgccaccCCGCTGGCCTCCGCCGCTGCCGCCACCGCCGCGCTAATGAACCCCGCCCCGGCCAATGACAGCCTCGCACCTCAGCAGGCCGCCGCCGGCGGTAACGCCACGGACGCCCTCGTCCCGTCGCCGGCGTCGCTGGGGAACGCCACGACGCAGCGAGGGCCGCCCGCCGACGGCGGCTCCACGGTGGGGCCGGCGTCcaccactcctccccctccttcggCGCCTCCTTCACCGCGGGGGGCGAACGGCTCGGAGGAGGAGCCTCCGTCCACGGCCAGCGGGAGTTTCCTGAACCGGTTGGTACCGGCCACCGACCCCTGGGTCGCCGGCGGCAACGGCTCGGAGCCCACCCTGGAGGCGCCACGGGGCCCCGGGGACATCTGCCTGAGCCGGTTGGACctggtgtgggtggtgctggccATCAGCGTGCCCGTGGCCACCTGTTGTAAGTCTTAAGGGCCCCGCTGACCCCGGCTGgctggggctggtggagggtCGGGCTGGTTGAGGCTTGGAGCCCCTTTGGGTTGGACGTTGTGCTACCGGAGAGCTTTGGGAACACTCCTTTTGCTACTTTTAAaagcttctcttttttttaagcatgcaagggagagagaaaatttAACAAATGAAATGCAACCGGTGTGAGCCAGTCACCATGGGAGatgcaatgcatcatgggcAAAAGCCATCAGACTCCATCCGGTTGCACCCAATACCTATTTAAAGAGCAATGCTACTGCCAGCCATGCTAAAGCCCTCGTCTATTACTATttcattaagcagacgcttttatccaaagctgaTTCAGATGCTGGTCATTGAGGACCTGTTCGGGACttctacaggtagactgtggacccCCCCATGACCACtaacctgtcccccccccccccccccgcccctctacAGCCGTGCTGCTGACCGTGTGCTGCATGCGGAGGAAGAAGAAGTCGGCCAGCCAGGAGAACAACCTGAGCTACTGGAACAACGC
Proteins encoded in this region:
- the tmem108 gene encoding transmembrane protein 108 isoform X2, which translates into the protein MKSSLQALSSSLLSVLAFLLIPEGVMSSAPTPHLSHTSWNSDISTATALPSPSPPPPPRPDLQQEGSGGMAFLSGPQAPPTHAHAVRGMKSPDRVSSEASARRGGAQGGPQGVSGGPAGLQRPSVEQPTHTASLEVWRDVGGSLPPGEPAQSPPGEPRHHSITSREVHPSTGEPPTMGLTPLVPSAASPLATPESLPVTTPPPPATPLASAAAATAALMNPAPANDSLAPQQAAAGGNATDALVPSPASLGNATTQRGPPADGGSTVGPASTTPPPPSAPPSPRGANGSEEEPPSTASGSFLNRLVPATDPWVAGGNGSEPTLEAPRGPGDICLSRLDLVWVVLAISVPVATCSVLLTVCCMRRKKKSASQENNLSYWNNAITMDYFSRHAVELPREIHTLESEDTCLPPNGDYSGSSVVLVNPFCQETLFINRDKASNI
- the tmem108 gene encoding transmembrane protein 108 isoform X1, whose amino-acid sequence is MKSSLQALSSSLLSVLAFLLIPEGVMSSAPTPHLSHTSWNSDISTATALPSPSPPPPPRPDLQQEGSGGMAFLSGPQAPPTHAHAVRGMKSPDRVSSEASARRGGAQGGPQGVSGGPAGLQRPSVEQPTHTASLEVWRDVGGSLPPGEPAQSPPGEPRHHSITSREVHPSTGEPPTMGLTPLVPSAASPLATPESLPVTTPPPPATPLASAAAATAALMNPAPANDSLAPQQAAAGGNATDALVPSPASLGNATTQRGPPADGGSTVGPASTTPPPPSAPPSPRGANGSEEEPPSTASGSFLNRLVPATDPWVAGGNGSEPTLEAPRGPGDICLSRLDLVWVVLAISVPVATCSVLLTVCCMRRKKKSASQENNLSYWNNAITMDYFSRHAVELPREIHTLESEEQDTCLPPNGDYSGSSVVLVNPFCQETLFINRDKASNI